One genomic region from Leptolyngbyaceae cyanobacterium JSC-12 encodes:
- a CDS encoding cytochrome c biogenesis factor (IMG reference gene:2510094922~PFAM: Tetratricopeptide repeat), with the protein MDTGFPVLYLSLLLGLLAIASYFLIRQIIKTRKVENTLSRLQKKLSKEKGSAQDYFELGSIYLNKRVYAQAINQFQKALKSDDLPEVESALVYNALGYAYFAQEQYDMAIRQYKEALKIDPGYITALNNLGHAYERKQLINPALEAYEQVLAIEPNNATATRRANSLRKRLVPSA; encoded by the coding sequence ATGGATACTGGATTCCCTGTTTTGTATTTATCACTGTTGTTGGGGTTGCTCGCGATCGCCAGCTACTTTTTAATCCGCCAAATTATCAAGACTCGTAAGGTTGAAAATACACTGAGTCGGTTGCAAAAGAAGTTATCGAAAGAAAAAGGCTCTGCTCAAGATTATTTTGAGTTAGGCAGCATCTACCTCAACAAGCGGGTTTACGCACAAGCAATCAACCAGTTTCAAAAAGCTCTGAAATCAGATGACCTCCCCGAAGTTGAGAGCGCTTTGGTTTACAATGCCCTGGGTTATGCCTACTTTGCGCAAGAACAGTACGATATGGCAATCCGGCAGTACAAAGAAGCCCTTAAGATTGATCCAGGTTACATCACAGCGCTCAACAATCTAGGACATGCTTATGAACGCAAACAACTGATCAATCCAGCATTAGAAGCCTATGAACAGGTGCTGGCGATCGAGCCAAACAATGCAACTGCTACGCGCCGTGCTAATTCTCTCCGCAAGCGACTGGTTCCATCTGCCTGA
- a CDS encoding putative nucleic-acid-binding protein implicated in transcription termination (IMG reference gene:2510094916~PFAM: Protein of unknown function (DUF448)) codes for MEPNIRRCVACRKAAPKSEFWRIVRLHPSHAIVLDKGIGRSAYLCPHESCLKIAQKKNRLGKALKAPVPESIYHELETRLHHLPSKV; via the coding sequence ATGGAACCGAATATTCGTCGCTGTGTTGCCTGCAGAAAAGCGGCACCCAAATCTGAATTCTGGCGAATTGTGAGGCTTCACCCTTCTCATGCGATCGTACTGGATAAAGGCATAGGGCGCTCAGCCTACCTGTGCCCTCACGAAAGCTGCCTGAAAATCGCTCAAAAGAAAAATAGACTAGGCAAAGCATTAAAAGCGCCAGTTCCAGAATCGATCTATCATGAATTAGAGACACGTCTACATCACCTCCCCAGTAAGGTCTGA
- a CDS encoding bacterial translation initiation factor 2 (bIF-2) (IMG reference gene:2510094915~PFAM: Elongation factor Tu domain 2; Translation-initiation factor 2; Translation initiation factor IF-2, N-terminal region; Elongation factor Tu GTP binding domain~TIGRFAM: small GTP-binding protein domain; translation initiation factor IF-2), producing MNSGKVRIYELSRELNLDNKDILAVCEQLNISVKSHSSTISDSEAERIRSAAEKYAASSSMKPIPNRQGSNTSAQEGKSRSSVPVQKKQQIVAIKSVTRQPSLEPPTPPNYTGQSSSTVQPQAPAKAIPLSKPAPAVDAEEAEIAEDEVQLPELPAASETPCNVEDTAPTASVVDMKPEQPSSAPSLNPPPQASPELVSPPQRADSPPPVVTKSNLSNRPILKREKAEQLAASASANASKPESSTPRPSKPSIRSVPAPTKPSQGKQPVGKGAEKPVRPQQQTIVELRRPKPVRSDVEDGASSKLPNLAGGEEGGLKLRPKREADSSIPAVLPGDDLQQLQPRPTLPRTSKKAKDWEEEEEGKEFAGKASKVGTKTKRRAQPDLDEDEDLELLLAEEDEEEETADQVSLSLVRPAKPKSMRQPAAKPVAATAPKARKSAPRDRRDRRDQETKVEKPDKITLKGSLTVQELAAIMVVPETDIIRTLFMKGIMATVTQTLDIETAKMVAEDLGVAVETGEQESKARKITEMLDAADLENLHRRPPVVTIMGHVDHGKTSLLDAIRKTKVAQGEAGGITQHIGAYHVDVEHDGEMQQVVFLDTPGHEAFTAMRARGARVTDIAILVVAADDGVQPQTVEAISHAKAAEVPIVVAINKIDKEGAQPDRVKQELTEYQLVPEEWGGETIMVPVSALTGENLDTLLEMILLVAEVEDLYANPDRPAKGTVIEAHLDKAKGPVATLLVQNGTLRVGDVLVAGSVFGKVRAMVDDRGQRVKEASPSFAVEVLGLTDVPAAGDEFDVFLDEKEARSTASNRTDEQRQSRLLAAMSSRRVSLNTLSARAQEGELKELNLVLKADVQGSVEAILGAFKQLPQNEVQVRVLYAAPGEITETDVDLAAASSAVIIGFNTTLAPGARQAADRLGVDVRDYNIIYKLLDDIQAAMEGLLEPELVEEALGQAEVRAVFPVGRGQVAGCYVQSGKVIRNCKIRIHRGSNVIHEDNLDSLKRMKEDVREVNAGYECGIGVDSFNSWEIGDIIEAYRMISKRRTLSK from the coding sequence ATGAATAGCGGCAAAGTCAGAATTTACGAGTTATCGCGGGAATTAAACTTGGATAATAAAGATATATTGGCAGTCTGTGAACAGTTAAATATTTCTGTAAAGAGTCATAGCAGTACCATCAGTGACTCTGAAGCTGAACGTATTCGCTCTGCTGCCGAAAAGTACGCCGCTAGTTCTTCTATGAAGCCAATACCCAATCGACAAGGAAGCAACACCTCTGCTCAGGAAGGTAAATCGCGCTCGTCCGTTCCTGTTCAGAAAAAACAGCAAATTGTGGCAATTAAGTCGGTAACTCGGCAGCCAAGCTTGGAGCCACCAACTCCACCAAACTATACGGGGCAATCATCTAGTACGGTTCAACCTCAAGCGCCAGCTAAAGCGATTCCTTTGAGTAAACCAGCCCCTGCTGTAGATGCAGAGGAAGCAGAGATTGCTGAAGATGAGGTTCAACTGCCAGAACTGCCCGCTGCTTCTGAAACTCCCTGCAATGTCGAGGATACGGCTCCAACTGCTTCTGTAGTTGATATGAAGCCTGAACAGCCATCAAGCGCCCCTTCTCTAAATCCTCCACCCCAGGCTTCACCAGAATTAGTTTCTCCGCCTCAGCGTGCTGACTCTCCGCCGCCTGTTGTAACAAAGTCAAATTTATCAAATCGTCCTATTCTTAAGCGTGAAAAGGCAGAGCAATTGGCTGCATCCGCTTCCGCTAATGCCTCGAAGCCCGAAAGTTCTACACCAAGACCGTCTAAGCCATCAATTCGGTCTGTTCCTGCACCAACGAAACCATCTCAAGGAAAGCAACCGGTTGGCAAAGGTGCTGAGAAGCCTGTTCGTCCTCAGCAACAAACTATTGTTGAGCTAAGGCGTCCCAAACCCGTTCGTTCTGATGTAGAGGATGGTGCTTCTTCAAAGTTGCCCAATCTCGCGGGCGGAGAGGAGGGTGGATTAAAGCTGCGTCCTAAGCGAGAAGCCGATTCTAGCATTCCTGCAGTCTTGCCAGGGGACGATTTACAACAACTCCAACCTAGACCAACGCTTCCCCGGACCTCTAAAAAGGCTAAGGATTGGGAAGAAGAGGAAGAAGGAAAAGAGTTTGCTGGTAAAGCATCTAAGGTTGGGACTAAGACAAAGCGACGTGCTCAACCAGATCTGGATGAGGATGAAGATCTGGAGCTTTTACTGGCAGAAGAAGATGAGGAGGAAGAAACTGCTGACCAAGTCAGTTTGTCGTTAGTCCGTCCAGCAAAGCCTAAATCTATGCGGCAGCCAGCGGCAAAACCTGTGGCTGCAACTGCTCCAAAAGCTAGAAAGTCGGCTCCCCGCGATCGCCGCGATCGCCGCGATCAAGAAACAAAAGTTGAGAAACCAGACAAAATTACGCTCAAGGGCAGCCTAACAGTTCAAGAATTAGCTGCAATCATGGTTGTGCCTGAAACCGATATTATCAGGACACTTTTCATGAAAGGCATCATGGCAACAGTTACCCAGACCCTGGATATCGAGACCGCTAAGATGGTAGCTGAAGATCTGGGCGTAGCAGTGGAAACCGGCGAGCAAGAGTCTAAAGCTCGCAAAATCACTGAAATGCTTGATGCAGCAGATCTAGAAAATCTCCATCGTCGTCCACCCGTGGTCACCATCATGGGACATGTTGACCATGGTAAAACCTCACTGCTTGATGCCATCCGTAAAACAAAGGTGGCTCAAGGTGAAGCGGGAGGCATTACCCAGCATATTGGAGCTTATCATGTGGACGTTGAGCATGACGGCGAGATGCAACAGGTGGTCTTTTTAGATACACCTGGTCACGAAGCCTTTACTGCGATGCGTGCTCGTGGAGCAAGAGTCACCGATATTGCTATCCTGGTTGTCGCTGCAGATGATGGAGTTCAACCCCAAACTGTTGAAGCAATTAGTCATGCTAAAGCGGCTGAAGTTCCGATTGTGGTAGCAATCAATAAGATTGATAAAGAAGGGGCACAGCCCGATCGCGTCAAGCAAGAACTCACTGAATACCAGCTAGTTCCTGAAGAATGGGGCGGTGAAACTATTATGGTGCCTGTGAGTGCGCTGACAGGTGAAAATCTTGATACCTTGCTGGAGATGATTCTACTGGTCGCTGAGGTTGAAGATCTCTATGCCAACCCGGATCGTCCTGCGAAGGGGACTGTGATTGAAGCTCACCTGGATAAAGCGAAAGGACCTGTGGCAACCTTGCTAGTGCAAAATGGGACATTGCGAGTAGGCGATGTACTGGTTGCAGGTTCTGTGTTCGGCAAGGTGCGGGCAATGGTAGACGATCGCGGTCAGCGCGTGAAGGAAGCTAGCCCATCCTTTGCAGTCGAGGTGCTTGGTCTAACTGATGTTCCTGCTGCTGGAGATGAATTTGATGTCTTCCTGGATGAAAAAGAAGCCCGATCTACAGCGTCTAATCGAACTGATGAGCAGCGGCAATCTCGCCTTTTGGCAGCGATGTCTTCGCGCCGGGTTAGCTTGAATACCCTTTCTGCTCGTGCTCAAGAGGGCGAACTAAAAGAACTCAACCTGGTACTGAAAGCAGACGTTCAGGGTTCAGTTGAAGCCATTCTGGGAGCCTTTAAACAACTCCCTCAGAATGAAGTTCAAGTCCGGGTGCTGTATGCTGCTCCTGGCGAGATTACTGAAACTGATGTTGACCTGGCAGCTGCAAGTTCGGCAGTGATCATCGGCTTCAATACAACACTAGCTCCAGGTGCTCGGCAAGCGGCTGATCGGTTGGGTGTAGATGTAAGGGATTACAATATCATCTACAAATTGCTGGATGACATTCAGGCAGCGATGGAAGGGTTGTTGGAACCCGAACTCGTTGAGGAAGCTTTGGGTCAGGCAGAAGTGCGGGCAGTTTTCCCAGTGGGGCGTGGTCAGGTTGCTGGATGTTACGTCCAATCTGGGAAAGTTATCCGTAACTGCAAGATTCGCATCCATCGGGGTAGTAACGTCATCCATGAAGATAATCTGGATTCCCTGAAACGGATGAAGGAAGATGTACGGGAAGTGAACGCTGGATATGAGTGTGGAATTGGGGTTGATAGTTTCAACTCCTGGGAAATTGGCGACATTATCGAAGCCTATCGTATGATCTCTAAGCGTCGCACTCTTTCTAAGTAG
- a CDS encoding amino acid ABC transporter substrate-binding protein, PAAT family (IMG reference gene:2510094921~PFAM: Bacterial extracellular solute-binding proteins, family 3) produces the protein MLKRLSILTSLLLSITTTGFLVTAPSRIDAADLQAIKRRGRLIVAVKDNLRPLGFRDASGQMQGFEIDLARQLAQELLGRRDALELRPVLNQDRFGAVMNGEVDLAIAKVTLTPSRLRILNFSQPYYRDGAGIATRDPAIQTLANLAGQPIAVLNHSSTIEAVRKHLPSAVLIPVSSYEAAKVAIESGRAIAVAADVSVLTGWVQEFPQYRLLTPLLSTQELAVALPKGQQYEELRQTIDQILRRLYATGWLEQRANYWGLPRNFSF, from the coding sequence ATGCTCAAACGGCTGTCGATTTTGACGAGTCTGCTTCTTAGCATTACCACAACGGGGTTTTTAGTAACAGCACCCTCGCGGATTGATGCGGCTGATCTTCAAGCTATCAAACGGCGAGGGCGTTTAATTGTGGCTGTGAAAGATAATTTACGACCATTGGGATTTCGAGATGCCAGTGGACAAATGCAGGGCTTTGAGATTGATTTGGCGCGGCAACTGGCTCAGGAACTGTTAGGGCGGAGGGATGCCCTGGAACTACGCCCTGTGTTGAATCAAGATCGATTTGGCGCAGTTATGAATGGCGAAGTTGATTTGGCGATCGCGAAAGTTACCCTGACCCCTTCTCGCTTGCGAATTTTGAATTTTAGCCAGCCCTATTATCGAGATGGAGCAGGCATTGCAACTCGTGATCCAGCAATCCAGACTCTGGCAAATTTGGCGGGGCAACCGATCGCTGTTTTGAATCATTCCAGCACGATTGAAGCAGTTCGCAAACATTTACCTAGCGCAGTATTGATTCCAGTTTCATCCTACGAAGCTGCAAAAGTTGCGATCGAAAGTGGACGGGCGATCGCTGTTGCGGCAGATGTCTCGGTGCTAACAGGCTGGGTGCAGGAATTTCCCCAATATCGCTTACTTACACCACTCTTATCCACTCAAGAGCTAGCAGTAGCCCTGCCTAAGGGGCAACAGTACGAAGAGTTACGGCAAACAATCGACCAAATTTTGCGCCGCTTGTATGCCACTGGCTGGTTAGAGCAGCGAGCAAATTATTGGGGATTACCGCGCAACTTCTCATTTTGA
- a CDS encoding hypothetical protein (IMG reference gene:2510094918~PFAM: Uncharacterised BCR, YhbC family COG0779), giving the protein MTHPLIPQIIDLATPVAESLGLELVGAVFHTNQRPPVLRIDIRSLSTDTGLDDCEQMSRALEAALDESGIIPDAYVLEVSSPGISGVLSTDREFVSFKGFPVIVTASEPYSGQREWVGQLIRRDDAAVHVNVKGRAIAIPRHLVNRVQLTEQP; this is encoded by the coding sequence ATGACTCATCCGCTCATTCCACAAATTATCGATCTTGCTACTCCTGTGGCAGAATCGTTGGGTTTGGAGTTGGTGGGGGCTGTTTTTCATACAAATCAGCGTCCCCCTGTGCTACGGATTGATATTCGCAGTCTTAGTACGGATACAGGTTTGGATGACTGTGAGCAAATGAGCCGAGCCTTAGAAGCAGCATTGGATGAATCAGGAATCATCCCAGATGCTTATGTTTTAGAAGTGTCCAGTCCTGGCATTTCGGGTGTGCTGAGTACGGATCGTGAGTTTGTCTCGTTCAAGGGGTTTCCAGTTATTGTGACGGCGTCTGAGCCTTACTCTGGACAGCGAGAATGGGTTGGGCAACTTATTCGACGCGATGATGCGGCTGTTCATGTGAATGTGAAGGGGCGTGCGATCGCTATTCCGAGGCACTTGGTAAACCGGGTTCAACTTACAGAGCAACCATAA
- a CDS encoding prolyl-tRNA synthetase (IMG reference gene:2510094923~PFAM: YbaK / prolyl-tRNA synthetases associated domain; Anticodon binding domain; tRNA synthetase class II core domain (G, H, P, S and T)~TIGRFAM: prolyl-tRNA synthetase, family II), translated as MRVSQMLFVTLREDPAEAEIPSHKLMLRAGYIRRIASGVYAYLPLMWRVLQKISQIVREEMNKAGAQECLLPQLQPSELWKESGRWNTYTKAEGIMFALVDRQDREMGLGPTHEEVITAIARDMIRSYRQLPVNLYQIQTKFRDEIRPRFGLMRGREFIMKDAYSFDADEAGMKETYQKMNQAYHNILQRAGLKFRAVDADSGAIGGSGSQEFMVLADAGEDEILYTEDGKYAANVEKAVSLPADAEVSPFTTYEKRETPGTETIEKMCKFLKCSPTCVVKNVLYQAIYDNGTTLLVLISIRGDQDVNEVKLQNELVKLASQYGASTILSLTVPDEAAQAKWAAKPLPLGYIAPDLADSYIKPPKPAPVEMKAAGAVVPKFLRMVDKTAVDLKNFATGADEAGYHVVGANWGSEFKLPDLVVDVRKAIAGDRALHDPTQTLQTARGIEIGHIFQLGTKYSRAMGATYTNEQGEEMPLVMGCYGIGVSRLAQAAVEQAHDQDGIVWSVAIAPYHAIIVIPNINDETQVQAAETLYADLNQAGIETLLDDRNERAGVKFKDADLIGIPYRIVTGKSLKDGKVEVVNRATREAQELLLQDVVPTLKQWVTDALK; from the coding sequence ATGCGAGTGTCTCAGATGTTGTTTGTAACTCTGCGTGAAGATCCAGCAGAGGCAGAAATTCCCAGTCATAAGTTGATGTTGCGGGCAGGCTACATTCGGCGCATTGCTAGTGGAGTATATGCTTATTTACCGTTGATGTGGCGCGTGCTGCAAAAAATCTCCCAGATTGTGCGCGAGGAGATGAATAAAGCTGGTGCCCAGGAGTGCTTGTTACCTCAGTTACAGCCTTCTGAACTATGGAAAGAATCAGGACGATGGAATACTTATACCAAAGCAGAAGGCATCATGTTTGCTCTGGTTGATCGCCAGGATCGTGAGATGGGGTTAGGTCCAACCCACGAAGAAGTGATCACCGCGATCGCCCGCGACATGATCCGCTCCTATCGTCAATTGCCAGTAAATTTGTATCAGATTCAGACAAAATTTCGAGATGAAATTCGTCCTCGGTTTGGGTTAATGCGCGGCCGGGAATTCATTATGAAAGATGCTTACTCCTTCGATGCCGATGAAGCCGGAATGAAGGAGACTTACCAGAAAATGAACCAGGCATATCACAACATTTTGCAACGTGCGGGGTTGAAGTTTCGAGCTGTTGATGCAGATTCAGGCGCAATTGGAGGTTCCGGTTCCCAAGAATTTATGGTACTAGCAGATGCAGGCGAAGACGAAATTCTATACACCGAAGACGGTAAATATGCTGCCAATGTTGAAAAAGCAGTGTCCCTGCCTGCCGATGCCGAAGTTTCTCCGTTTACAACCTACGAAAAACGCGAAACTCCTGGAACTGAAACCATTGAGAAAATGTGTAAATTTCTCAAATGTTCCCCTACCTGCGTCGTTAAAAACGTTCTGTACCAGGCAATTTATGACAATGGTACAACCCTTCTCGTACTCATCAGTATTCGCGGCGATCAGGATGTCAACGAGGTGAAACTGCAAAATGAGTTGGTGAAGCTTGCCAGTCAGTATGGAGCCAGCACAATCTTATCGCTGACTGTTCCTGATGAAGCGGCGCAGGCAAAATGGGCAGCAAAGCCTCTACCATTAGGCTACATAGCACCAGATTTGGCTGACAGCTATATTAAACCGCCTAAACCTGCTCCCGTGGAAATGAAGGCGGCAGGCGCCGTAGTACCTAAATTCTTACGAATGGTAGACAAAACAGCCGTTGATTTGAAGAATTTTGCTACAGGTGCAGATGAAGCAGGCTATCACGTGGTCGGGGCAAACTGGGGAAGTGAGTTTAAGTTGCCTGATTTAGTGGTTGATGTGCGAAAAGCTATAGCGGGCGATCGCGCCCTGCATGATCCCACTCAAACCTTACAAACCGCACGCGGCATCGAAATCGGTCACATCTTCCAACTAGGGACAAAATATTCCAGAGCAATGGGGGCTACTTACACAAATGAGCAAGGGGAAGAGATGCCACTTGTGATGGGTTGCTATGGAATTGGAGTTTCTCGCTTAGCACAGGCAGCCGTTGAACAAGCTCACGATCAAGACGGAATTGTATGGTCTGTGGCGATCGCGCCCTACCACGCGATCATTGTCATTCCTAACATAAACGATGAGACGCAAGTGCAGGCAGCCGAAACCCTTTACGCTGATCTAAATCAGGCTGGGATTGAAACCTTGTTGGACGATCGTAACGAGCGAGCCGGAGTCAAATTTAAAGATGCAGATCTGATCGGCATTCCCTACCGCATCGTCACTGGAAAGTCGCTCAAAGATGGCAAAGTCGAAGTAGTCAACCGTGCCACTCGTGAGGCTCAAGAATTGCTGCTGCAAGATGTAGTTCCCACACTCAAACAGTGGGTAACAGATGCTCTGAAATAA
- a CDS encoding LSU ribosomal protein L20P (IMG reference gene:2510094920~PFAM: Ribosomal protein L20~TIGRFAM: ribosomal protein L20): MARVKRGNVARKRRKKILKLAKGFRGSHSKLFRTANQQVMKALRYAYADRRKRKRDFRRLWITRINAAARLHGMSYSQLIGNLKKAKVEINRKMLAQMAVLDPVGFSKLLELAHATK; this comes from the coding sequence ATGGCACGGGTGAAACGGGGTAACGTGGCGCGGAAACGCCGCAAAAAGATTTTGAAGCTGGCAAAAGGCTTTCGGGGGTCACATTCCAAGCTTTTCCGTACAGCGAATCAGCAGGTGATGAAAGCGTTGCGCTACGCTTATGCTGATCGCCGAAAACGCAAGCGGGATTTTCGTCGTTTGTGGATTACTCGCATCAACGCGGCTGCACGTTTGCATGGCATGAGTTACAGCCAACTGATTGGCAATTTGAAGAAGGCAAAGGTTGAAATTAATCGTAAGATGCTGGCGCAAATGGCAGTTCTTGACCCCGTTGGTTTTAGCAAACTGTTAGAACTGGCTCACGCCACAAAGTAA
- a CDS encoding NusA antitermination factor (IMG reference gene:2510094917~PFAM: NusA N-terminal domain~TIGRFAM: transcription termination factor NusA): MSMVALPGLRDMIDNISRERNLPKNAVQAALREALLKGYERYRRTQRLDGGSFDEDYFLNFEVELDIEEEGFRVLATKTIVEEVDNPDHQIALQEVQEVAAEAQPGDTVVLDVTPDQGEFGRMAAIQTKQVLSQKLRDQQRKLVQEEFQDLEGTVLQARVLRFERQSVIMAVSSGFGQPEVEAELPKREQLPNDNYRANATFKVYLKRVSEGSHRGAQLLVSRADAGLVVYLFANEVPEIEDEIVRVVAIAREANPPSRSVGPRTKIAVDTLERDVDPVGACIGARGSRIQVVVNELRGEKIDVIRWSPDPATYIANALSPARVDEVRLVDPEGRQAHVLVGEDQLSLAIGKEGQNVRLAARLTNWKIDIKDSAKYDYEAEDRKMAAIAAEKQHAEEDFEEEEPYDEQDEMEAEELNEPLDQE, translated from the coding sequence ATGTCAATGGTTGCCCTCCCCGGACTCAGAGACATGATTGACAATATCAGTCGAGAGCGAAATTTACCTAAGAATGCAGTTCAGGCTGCCCTACGAGAAGCCCTGCTGAAAGGCTACGAGCGATATCGCCGGACACAACGATTAGACGGTGGCAGCTTTGACGAAGACTATTTCTTGAATTTTGAAGTTGAACTGGATATTGAAGAAGAAGGCTTTCGGGTATTGGCGACTAAAACAATTGTTGAAGAAGTCGATAACCCTGACCATCAAATTGCTTTGCAAGAAGTGCAAGAAGTTGCGGCAGAAGCTCAACCGGGCGATACGGTGGTGCTGGATGTCACCCCCGATCAGGGGGAATTTGGACGCATGGCAGCTATTCAAACGAAGCAAGTCCTGTCTCAAAAACTGCGAGATCAACAGCGCAAACTAGTTCAAGAAGAGTTCCAGGATTTAGAAGGGACGGTTCTCCAAGCGCGAGTGCTGCGGTTTGAGCGTCAATCTGTGATTATGGCAGTGAGTAGTGGTTTTGGGCAGCCAGAAGTGGAGGCTGAATTGCCAAAACGGGAGCAGTTACCCAATGATAACTACCGCGCCAATGCTACCTTTAAGGTTTATTTGAAGCGGGTTTCAGAAGGGTCTCATCGTGGTGCACAATTGCTGGTGTCGCGTGCAGACGCAGGCTTGGTGGTGTATCTATTCGCCAATGAAGTGCCGGAGATTGAAGATGAAATTGTGCGGGTGGTGGCGATCGCTCGCGAAGCTAATCCCCCGTCTCGCTCAGTTGGACCTCGCACCAAAATTGCAGTTGATACCCTGGAACGAGATGTAGACCCGGTGGGTGCTTGCATTGGAGCCAGGGGATCGCGAATTCAAGTTGTGGTAAACGAACTGCGCGGCGAAAAAATTGATGTGATTCGCTGGTCCCCCGATCCAGCTACTTACATTGCCAATGCGCTTAGCCCTGCCCGCGTGGATGAGGTTCGTCTCGTCGATCCTGAAGGACGACAAGCCCACGTGCTGGTTGGAGAAGACCAACTCAGCCTAGCGATCGGGAAAGAGGGGCAAAACGTTCGGCTGGCAGCCCGCCTAACCAATTGGAAAATTGACATCAAAGATTCTGCGAAATACGACTACGAAGCAGAAGATCGCAAAATGGCAGCGATCGCGGCTGAGAAACAACATGCCGAAGAAGACTTTGAGGAAGAGGAGCCTTACGATGAACAAGACGAGATGGAAGCAGAAGAACTCAACGAACCCCTTGATCAAGAGTAA
- a CDS encoding Protein of unknown function (DUF2993) (IMG reference gene:2510094924~PFAM: Protein of unknown function (DUF2993)) has translation MELFILILSSLISAISPANFAGDKVAENAIRSQFKQVEQIQVRIDNAPLHNLAAGKVDRIRVAGRGFFPLEDVRIDTLELETDPINVSRSRLVKGKILLEEPFGVGVRTVIRQEDVIRALQSRWVTQRIQRLLRGLNRNKQLDFSYLAQSRLRENLQDLRQTLDEYRFLNPRVQILENARIQIEAEIEEVQTGEKLQLAVETGIEIREGRQIKLIKPTASLNNQPIPDELLKGLAENLEKQLGLERLEKLLQVRARIFKVRFYKGSLEIAAFVGFPAGFKV, from the coding sequence ATGGAACTCTTTATCCTCATCCTCTCCAGCCTGATTAGCGCAATATCCCCCGCAAATTTTGCAGGAGACAAAGTGGCAGAAAACGCCATTCGTTCTCAGTTCAAGCAAGTTGAACAAATCCAGGTACGGATAGACAACGCCCCTTTGCACAACCTCGCAGCCGGGAAAGTTGATCGCATCCGCGTGGCAGGGCGAGGGTTCTTCCCACTCGAAGATGTCCGCATTGATACCTTAGAACTCGAAACCGATCCCATTAACGTCAGCCGTTCTCGTTTGGTTAAGGGCAAAATATTGCTCGAAGAACCGTTTGGGGTAGGCGTGCGAACAGTGATCCGGCAAGAAGATGTGATACGAGCACTCCAATCTAGATGGGTCACCCAACGGATTCAGCGATTGCTGCGTGGCTTAAATCGGAACAAGCAACTTGACTTCTCCTACCTTGCTCAAAGCAGATTGCGAGAAAACCTCCAGGATCTACGACAAACCCTGGATGAATATCGTTTCCTCAATCCCAGAGTACAAATTTTAGAGAATGCCAGAATACAGATTGAGGCAGAGATTGAGGAAGTACAAACTGGCGAGAAGTTACAACTGGCGGTAGAGACTGGAATTGAAATTCGCGAGGGACGACAGATTAAGTTGATCAAGCCTACTGCGAGTCTGAACAATCAGCCCATCCCGGATGAACTACTCAAAGGACTGGCAGAAAATCTTGAAAAACAACTTGGTCTTGAGCGTCTAGAAAAATTGCTTCAGGTTAGAGCAAGAATATTTAAAGTCCGCTTTTATAAAGGATCTCTGGAAATTGCAGCATTTGTAGGATTCCCCGCTGGATTTAAAGTCTGA
- a CDS encoding LSU ribosomal protein L35P (IMG reference gene:2510094919~PFAM: Ribosomal protein L35~TIGRFAM: ribosomal protein L35): MLFSGLPSMPKLKTRKAAAKRLRASGSGKIMRRQTYRSHLLEHKSASRKRRLAGMVAVNERDVANVHLMLPYL, from the coding sequence GTGTTATTTAGTGGTCTTCCTTCCATGCCTAAGCTAAAAACCCGGAAAGCTGCTGCTAAGCGATTAAGAGCAAGCGGTTCCGGTAAGATTATGCGTCGCCAAACTTATCGAAGTCACTTGCTGGAACATAAGAGTGCATCCCGTAAACGCCGTCTTGCAGGGATGGTGGCTGTAAACGAACGTGATGTGGCTAACGTTCATCTTATGCTTCCATACCTATAG